One Pecten maximus chromosome 7, xPecMax1.1, whole genome shotgun sequence genomic window carries:
- the LOC117330871 gene encoding 4-hydroxybenzoate polyprenyltransferase, mitochondrial-like isoform X1, whose product MNTLSSVSNFHSMKNSDLFSKRKLMDPSVCFTHPSNRFLTVSPKGILDASPKGIQPYLRLIRFDKPIGTYLLYWPCTWSIAMAASPGQLPDFWLLTLFGAGAFFMRGAGCIINDMWDRDIDRKVERTKLRPLTSGELSMFQGLVCLGGMLSVSLAILCQLNMFSIVLGASSMSLVILYPLAKRFTYWPQAMLGLTFNYGALLGWAAVQGSVDLSVVLPLYASCLAWTLLYDTIYAHQDKYDDMLIGVKSTALKFGDQTKYWLSGFAAVMVSGLTTTGVMCDQTWPYYAAVAFTSGHLFHQIWSVNLDNADDCAAKFRSNTRLGFIMFLGVTLGTLLKVTEGEDEKEKKVAMISK is encoded by the exons ATGAACACTTTGTCCAGTGTTAGTAACTTTCATTCCATGAAAAACTCTGATCTGTTCAGCAAGAGAAAACTGATGGATCCCTCAGTATGTTTTACACACCCTTCAAACCGTTTCCTGACTGTTTCTCCTAAAGGGATCCTGGATGCTTCCCCAAAAGGCATTCAACCATATTTAAGGCTGATCAGATTTGATAAACCTATAG GCACATATTTACTGTACTGGCCATGTACATGGAGTATTGCCATGGCCGCCAGCCCGGGTCAGCTTCCCGACTTTTGGCTTTTGACATTGTTTGGGGCAGGTGCCTTCTTCATGAGAGGAGCTGGCTGTATTATTAACGACATGTGGGACAGAGACATTGATAGAAAG GTGGAGCGGACAAAACTCCGCCCACTAACCAGCGGTGAGCTGAGCATGTTCCAGGGCCTCGTCTGTTTGGGAGGGATGTTATCTGTGTCTTTGGCGATACTTTGTCAGCTCAATATGTTTAG TATTGTACTAGGTGCATCATCCATGTCACTTGTGATCCTGTATCCGCTGGCTAAGAGGTTCACCTACTGGCCCCAAGCTATGCTGG GCTTGACCTTCAATTATGGCGCCCTGTTAGGCTGGGCTGCAGTGCAGGGCTCTGTTGATCTCTCTGTGGTGCTGCCATTGTATGCCAGTTGTTTGGCTTGGACTCTTTTATACGACACCATTTATGCCCATCAA gataaatatgaCGACATGTTGATCGGTGTTAAGTCTACCGCCCTTAAGTTTGGTGACCAGACCAAATATTGGTTGTCAGGGTTCGCTGCAGTGATGGTCAGCGGTCTGACCACTACAGGGGTCATGTGTGACCAGACCTGGCCATACTATGCAGCAGTAGCCTTTACCAGTGGTCATCTCTTCCACCAG ATTTGGTCAGTCAACCTAGATAATGCCGACGACTGTGCAGCCAAGTTCCGCTCCAACACACGACTGGGATTCATTATGTTCCTGGGGGTCACCTTGGGAACCCTGCTGAAGGTCACAGAGGGGGAAgatgaaaaggaaaaaaaagttGCCATGATCTCTAAATAA
- the LOC117330870 gene encoding uncharacterized protein LOC117330870 isoform X3: protein MMHLTTIFYHLLVMLSALYCKQEAEIISQMFEIPDDDDNFWEDLPLNDISNENVTLVNNSESELQKNQPCSFDQINFNKKRCVSNHDQPSENQGRQFPNNDVTSGQAGLALERGPDSGCSDSRNNSFQGKLIDSLRGPCLSIPPQPSRVLVPFTQEVVLSRDPLLNSPQTPSANTSTSDTDVRSGYSTSHSNNGRLTNKRKRKFPGPAGLLPRLGQGHTLDSPDISKVKDDVVSPEQGIEKTDLIMSSQSGEEVFNERPWQTLMRDLQDDGQDTLQRFSLASSLQKAKKKQLPKGKVLFVMAVIETLEWPGKDASVTLKDKSGTIQGTIHESLMKEYECDLQPGSVLVLRQVSVISPTSRNHYLNITPANVVCVYCNKSEGLSRLRFVDKDKPLPTILKNLEREMVAELTPQRPRTNTPQSRSNIGTPDIRNLQSRFNTGTPNIGTPQVRLNMGTPDIRTPQSRLNMGTPDIRTPQSRLNMGTPDFRNQQPRFSVGHAGKTSVEPSKSYHIGERVPGVGLSGIQGTPVSRTGSSTPHSRPGQSSRNTGANVMEVGVTRPPFGSSTPHTGANFSTPRFSMPDPQQTNNSSIVDSIHMPRNGSISYNSGSITSNTSPSGAAPINRTYQGGSAPGNKTPQGAVIPGCRGVSLNHSTPVADNPYRLQPQNPGHPTAISKSPSDFQKSKFPLLYCQVLIHQNSSTRKRHLQMVWAGCCHPL from the exons ATGATGCATTTGACAACAATATTTTATCACCTGCTGGTGATGCTCAGTGCGCTGTACTGTAAACAGGAAGCTGAAATAATTTCACAAATGTTCGAAATACCAGACGATGATGATAATTTCTGGGAG GATTTACCACTAAATGATATTAGCAATGAAAATGTGACCCTAGTCAACAATTCTGAATCAGAGTTACAGAAAAATCAACCATGTAGCTTTGACCAGATCAATTTTAACAAAAAGAGATGTGTATCTAACCATGATCAGCCCTCAGAaaatcaagggagacaattcccAAACAATGATGTCACTTCTGGACAAGCCGGTCTCGCTTTGGAAAGAGGTCCTGACAGTGGATGCAGTGATTCTAGAAACAACTCTTTTCAAG GGAAGCTGATTGACAGTTTGCGGGGCCCCTGCTTGAGCATACCACCACAGCCGTCCAGAGTCTTGGTTCCATTTACTCAGGAGGTAGTACTGTCTAGAGATCCACTTTTAAACAGTCCACAGACACCGTCCGCGAACACCTCAACATCTGATACTGATGTGAGAAGTGGATATTCCACCTCACACAGCAACAATGGAAGGCTGACAAACAAGAGGAAGAGGAAATTCCCTGGTCCAGCTGGTCTCCTTCCCAGACTT ggtcaaggtcacaccttGGACAGTCCAGACATATCGAAAGTTAAAGATGATGTGGTCAGCCCGGAACAAGGGATTGAG AAAACAGACTTGATCATGTCATCCCAGTCTGGTGAGGAGGTGTTCAATGAACGTCCCTGGCAGACTCTAATGAGGGACCTACAAGATGATGGACAGGACACACTTCAGCGATTCTCTCTTGCATCAAGCCTACAGAAG GCCAAGAAAAAGCAGCTTCCAAAAGGAAAGGTTCTGTTTGTGATGGCTGTAATTGAGACGCTGGAGTGGCCAGGCAAAGATGCCAGTGTCACGCTCAAGGATAAGTCAG GTACTATTCAGGGGACCATCCATGAGAGCCTGATGAAAGAGTATGAATGTGATCTCCAGCCAGGCAGTGTTCTAGTCCTGAGACAG GTGAGTGTCATCAGCCCTACATCACGGAACCACTACCTGAACATCACCCCAGCCAATGTAGTTTGTGTCTACTGTAATAAATCTGAAGGTCTTAGTCGGCTCCGTTTCGTGGACAAGGATAAACCACTGCCCACAATTCTGAAGAACCTAGAGAGGGAAATGGTAGCTGAACTCACACCTCAGAGGCCCAGGACAAACACTCCCCAGTCAAGGTCCAATATAGGGACACCAGACATCAGAAATCTACAATCAAGGTTCAATACAGGGACACCAAATATTGGGACTCCCCAAGTGAGGCTCAATATGGGGACACCAGACATCAGAACTCCACAATCGAG GCTCAATATGGGGACACCAGACATCAGAACTCCACAATCGAGGCTCAACATGGGGACACCAGATTTTAGAAATCAACAACCAAGATTCAGTGTAGGTCATGCAGGAAAGACTAGTGTGGAGCCATCAAAGTCGTACCATATTGGAGAAAGGGTTCCGGGAGTAGGCTTATCAGGCATACAGGGGACTCCGGTATCAAGGACAGGATCTAGTACTCCTCACAGTAGACCAGGTCAAAGTTCCAGAAACACTGGAGCAAATGTCATGGAAGTAGGGGTCACAAGACCACCATTTGGATCCTCCACTCCACACACTGGTGCTAACTTTAGCACACCAAGATTTTCAATGCCTGATCCTCAACAAACAAATAACTCCAGTATTGTGGATTCAATTCATATGCCAAGGAATGGGAGTATCTCGTACAACAGTGGATCGATTACATCCAATACTTCTCCGAGTGGAGCAGCACCCATTAATAGGACTTATCAGGGAGGTTCAGCACCTGGAAATAAGACTCCCCAGGGAGCAGTAATACCTGGGTGTAGAGGTGTGTCATTAAATCATTCCACACCTGTTGCAGATAATCCCTACAGACTTCAACCACAAAACCCAGGACATCCTACTGCCATATCAAAAAGCCCATCAGactttcaaaaatcaaaatttccTCTGCTGTATTGTCAAGTACTAATACACCAAAATTCCTCAACCAGGAAAAGGCATCTTCAGATGGTGTGGGCAGGTTGCTGTCATCCTCTGTAA
- the LOC117330871 gene encoding 4-hydroxybenzoate polyprenyltransferase, mitochondrial-like isoform X3 has protein sequence MAASPGQLPDFWLLTLFGAGAFFMRGAGCIINDMWDRDIDRKVERTKLRPLTSGELSMFQGLVCLGGMLSVSLAILCQLNMFSIVLGASSMSLVILYPLAKRFTYWPQAMLGLTFNYGALLGWAAVQGSVDLSVVLPLYASCLAWTLLYDTIYAHQDKYDDMLIGVKSTALKFGDQTKYWLSGFAAVMVSGLTTTGVMCDQTWPYYAAVAFTSGHLFHQIWSVNLDNADDCAAKFRSNTRLGFIMFLGVTLGTLLKVTEGEDEKEKKVAMISK, from the exons ATGGCCGCCAGCCCGGGTCAGCTTCCCGACTTTTGGCTTTTGACATTGTTTGGGGCAGGTGCCTTCTTCATGAGAGGAGCTGGCTGTATTATTAACGACATGTGGGACAGAGACATTGATAGAAAG GTGGAGCGGACAAAACTCCGCCCACTAACCAGCGGTGAGCTGAGCATGTTCCAGGGCCTCGTCTGTTTGGGAGGGATGTTATCTGTGTCTTTGGCGATACTTTGTCAGCTCAATATGTTTAG TATTGTACTAGGTGCATCATCCATGTCACTTGTGATCCTGTATCCGCTGGCTAAGAGGTTCACCTACTGGCCCCAAGCTATGCTGG GCTTGACCTTCAATTATGGCGCCCTGTTAGGCTGGGCTGCAGTGCAGGGCTCTGTTGATCTCTCTGTGGTGCTGCCATTGTATGCCAGTTGTTTGGCTTGGACTCTTTTATACGACACCATTTATGCCCATCAA gataaatatgaCGACATGTTGATCGGTGTTAAGTCTACCGCCCTTAAGTTTGGTGACCAGACCAAATATTGGTTGTCAGGGTTCGCTGCAGTGATGGTCAGCGGTCTGACCACTACAGGGGTCATGTGTGACCAGACCTGGCCATACTATGCAGCAGTAGCCTTTACCAGTGGTCATCTCTTCCACCAG ATTTGGTCAGTCAACCTAGATAATGCCGACGACTGTGCAGCCAAGTTCCGCTCCAACACACGACTGGGATTCATTATGTTCCTGGGGGTCACCTTGGGAACCCTGCTGAAGGTCACAGAGGGGGAAgatgaaaaggaaaaaaaagttGCCATGATCTCTAAATAA
- the LOC117330870 gene encoding uncharacterized protein LOC117330870 isoform X2, translated as MMHLTTIFYHLLVMLSALYCKQEAEIISQMFEIPDDDDNFWEDLPLNDISNENVTLVNNSESELQKNQPCSFDQINFNKKRCVSNHDQPSENQGRQFPNNDVTSGQAGLALERGPDSGCSDSRNNSFQGKLIDSLRGPCLSIPPQPSRVLVPFTQEVVLSRDPLLNSPQTPSANTSTSDTDVRSGYSTSHSNNGRLTNKRKRKFPGPAGLLPRLGQGHTLDSPDISKVKDDVVSPEQGIEKTDLIMSSQSGEEVFNERPWQTLMRDLQDDGQDTLQRFSLASSLQKAKKKQLPKGKVLFVMAVIETLEWPGKDASVTLKDKSGTIQGTIHESLMKEYECDLQPGSVLVLRQVSVISPTSRNHYLNITPANVVCVYCNKSEGLSRLRFVDKDKPLPTILKNLEREMVAELTPQRPRTNTPQSRSNIGTPDIRNLQSRFNTGTPNIGTPQVRLNMGTPDIRTPQSRLNMGTPDIRTPQSRLNMGTPDIRTPQSRLNMGTPDFRNQQPRFSVGHAGKTSVEPSKSYHIGERVPGVGLSGIQGTPVSRTGSSTPHSRPGQSSRNTGANVMEVGVTRPPFGSSTPHTGANFSTPRFSMPDPQQTNNSSIVDSIHMPRNGSISYNSGSITSNTSPSGAAPINRTYQGGSAPGNKTPQGAVIPGCRGVSLNHSTPVADNPYRLQPQNPGHPTAISKSPSDFQKSKFPLLYCQVLIHQNSSTRKRHLQMVWAGCCHPL; from the exons ATGATGCATTTGACAACAATATTTTATCACCTGCTGGTGATGCTCAGTGCGCTGTACTGTAAACAGGAAGCTGAAATAATTTCACAAATGTTCGAAATACCAGACGATGATGATAATTTCTGGGAG GATTTACCACTAAATGATATTAGCAATGAAAATGTGACCCTAGTCAACAATTCTGAATCAGAGTTACAGAAAAATCAACCATGTAGCTTTGACCAGATCAATTTTAACAAAAAGAGATGTGTATCTAACCATGATCAGCCCTCAGAaaatcaagggagacaattcccAAACAATGATGTCACTTCTGGACAAGCCGGTCTCGCTTTGGAAAGAGGTCCTGACAGTGGATGCAGTGATTCTAGAAACAACTCTTTTCAAG GGAAGCTGATTGACAGTTTGCGGGGCCCCTGCTTGAGCATACCACCACAGCCGTCCAGAGTCTTGGTTCCATTTACTCAGGAGGTAGTACTGTCTAGAGATCCACTTTTAAACAGTCCACAGACACCGTCCGCGAACACCTCAACATCTGATACTGATGTGAGAAGTGGATATTCCACCTCACACAGCAACAATGGAAGGCTGACAAACAAGAGGAAGAGGAAATTCCCTGGTCCAGCTGGTCTCCTTCCCAGACTT ggtcaaggtcacaccttGGACAGTCCAGACATATCGAAAGTTAAAGATGATGTGGTCAGCCCGGAACAAGGGATTGAG AAAACAGACTTGATCATGTCATCCCAGTCTGGTGAGGAGGTGTTCAATGAACGTCCCTGGCAGACTCTAATGAGGGACCTACAAGATGATGGACAGGACACACTTCAGCGATTCTCTCTTGCATCAAGCCTACAGAAG GCCAAGAAAAAGCAGCTTCCAAAAGGAAAGGTTCTGTTTGTGATGGCTGTAATTGAGACGCTGGAGTGGCCAGGCAAAGATGCCAGTGTCACGCTCAAGGATAAGTCAG GTACTATTCAGGGGACCATCCATGAGAGCCTGATGAAAGAGTATGAATGTGATCTCCAGCCAGGCAGTGTTCTAGTCCTGAGACAG GTGAGTGTCATCAGCCCTACATCACGGAACCACTACCTGAACATCACCCCAGCCAATGTAGTTTGTGTCTACTGTAATAAATCTGAAGGTCTTAGTCGGCTCCGTTTCGTGGACAAGGATAAACCACTGCCCACAATTCTGAAGAACCTAGAGAGGGAAATGGTAGCTGAACTCACACCTCAGAGGCCCAGGACAAACACTCCCCAGTCAAGGTCCAATATAGGGACACCAGACATCAGAAATCTACAATCAAGGTTCAATACAGGGACACCAAATATTGGGACTCCCCAAGTGAGGCTCAATATGGGGACACCAGACATCAGAACTCCACAATCGAGGCTCAATATGGGGACACCAGACATCAGAACTCCACAGTCTAG GCTCAATATGGGGACACCAGACATCAGAACTCCACAATCGAGGCTCAACATGGGGACACCAGATTTTAGAAATCAACAACCAAGATTCAGTGTAGGTCATGCAGGAAAGACTAGTGTGGAGCCATCAAAGTCGTACCATATTGGAGAAAGGGTTCCGGGAGTAGGCTTATCAGGCATACAGGGGACTCCGGTATCAAGGACAGGATCTAGTACTCCTCACAGTAGACCAGGTCAAAGTTCCAGAAACACTGGAGCAAATGTCATGGAAGTAGGGGTCACAAGACCACCATTTGGATCCTCCACTCCACACACTGGTGCTAACTTTAGCACACCAAGATTTTCAATGCCTGATCCTCAACAAACAAATAACTCCAGTATTGTGGATTCAATTCATATGCCAAGGAATGGGAGTATCTCGTACAACAGTGGATCGATTACATCCAATACTTCTCCGAGTGGAGCAGCACCCATTAATAGGACTTATCAGGGAGGTTCAGCACCTGGAAATAAGACTCCCCAGGGAGCAGTAATACCTGGGTGTAGAGGTGTGTCATTAAATCATTCCACACCTGTTGCAGATAATCCCTACAGACTTCAACCACAAAACCCAGGACATCCTACTGCCATATCAAAAAGCCCATCAGactttcaaaaatcaaaatttccTCTGCTGTATTGTCAAGTACTAATACACCAAAATTCCTCAACCAGGAAAAGGCATCTTCAGATGGTGTGGGCAGGTTGCTGTCATCCTCTGTAA
- the LOC117330871 gene encoding 4-hydroxybenzoate polyprenyltransferase, mitochondrial-like isoform X2: MNTLSSVSNFHSMKNSDLFSKRKLMDPSVCFTHPSNRFLTVSPKGILDASPKGIQPYLRLIRFDKPIGTYLLYWPCTWSIAMAASPGQLPDFWLLTLFGAGAFFMRGAGCIINDMWDRDIDRKVERTKLRPLTSGELSMFQGLVCLGGMLSVSLAILCQLNMFSIVLGASSMSLVILYPLAKRFTYWPQAMLGVTLNWGVLLSWSAISDGLTWPVLPLYTACVVYTVIYDTIYSHQDKYDDMLIGVKSTALKFGDQTKYWLSGFAAVMVSGLTTTGVMCDQTWPYYAAVAFTSGHLFHQIWSVNLDNADDCAAKFRSNTRLGFIMFLGVTLGTLLKVTEGEDEKEKKVAMISK, encoded by the exons ATGAACACTTTGTCCAGTGTTAGTAACTTTCATTCCATGAAAAACTCTGATCTGTTCAGCAAGAGAAAACTGATGGATCCCTCAGTATGTTTTACACACCCTTCAAACCGTTTCCTGACTGTTTCTCCTAAAGGGATCCTGGATGCTTCCCCAAAAGGCATTCAACCATATTTAAGGCTGATCAGATTTGATAAACCTATAG GCACATATTTACTGTACTGGCCATGTACATGGAGTATTGCCATGGCCGCCAGCCCGGGTCAGCTTCCCGACTTTTGGCTTTTGACATTGTTTGGGGCAGGTGCCTTCTTCATGAGAGGAGCTGGCTGTATTATTAACGACATGTGGGACAGAGACATTGATAGAAAG GTGGAGCGGACAAAACTCCGCCCACTAACCAGCGGTGAGCTGAGCATGTTCCAGGGCCTCGTCTGTTTGGGAGGGATGTTATCTGTGTCTTTGGCGATACTTTGTCAGCTCAATATGTTTAG TATTGTACTAGGTGCATCATCCATGTCACTTGTGATCCTGTATCCGCTGGCTAAGAGGTTCACCTACTGGCCCCAAGCTATGCTGG GTGTGACGTTAAACTGGGGGGTTCTGCTATCCTGGTCAGCCATCAGTGATGGCCTCACTTGGCCAGTATTGCCTCTATATACCGCGTGTGTGGTATATACCGTCATCTATGATACAATTTACTCCCATCAG gataaatatgaCGACATGTTGATCGGTGTTAAGTCTACCGCCCTTAAGTTTGGTGACCAGACCAAATATTGGTTGTCAGGGTTCGCTGCAGTGATGGTCAGCGGTCTGACCACTACAGGGGTCATGTGTGACCAGACCTGGCCATACTATGCAGCAGTAGCCTTTACCAGTGGTCATCTCTTCCACCAG ATTTGGTCAGTCAACCTAGATAATGCCGACGACTGTGCAGCCAAGTTCCGCTCCAACACACGACTGGGATTCATTATGTTCCTGGGGGTCACCTTGGGAACCCTGCTGAAGGTCACAGAGGGGGAAgatgaaaaggaaaaaaaagttGCCATGATCTCTAAATAA
- the LOC117330870 gene encoding uncharacterized protein LOC117330870 isoform X1, with protein MMHLTTIFYHLLVMLSALYCKQEAEIISQMFEIPDDDDNFWEDLPLNDISNENVTLVNNSESELQKNQPCSFDQINFNKKRCVSNHDQPSENQGRQFPNNDVTSGQAGLALERGPDSGCSDSRNNSFQGKLIDSLRGPCLSIPPQPSRVLVPFTQEVVLSRDPLLNSPQTPSANTSTSDTDVRSGYSTSHSNNGRLTNKRKRKFPGPAGLLPRLGQGHTLDSPDISKVKDDVVSPEQGIEKTDLIMSSQSGEEVFNERPWQTLMRDLQDDGQDTLQRFSLASSLQKAKKKQLPKGKVLFVMAVIETLEWPGKDASVTLKDKSGTIQGTIHESLMKEYECDLQPGSVLVLRQVSVISPTSRNHYLNITPANVVCVYCNKSEGLSRLRFVDKDKPLPTILKNLEREMVAELTPQRPRTNTPQSRSNIGTPDIRNLQSRFNTGTPNIGTPQVRLNMGTPDIRTPQSRLNMGTPDIRTPQSRFNTGTPNIGTPPVRLNMGTPDIRTPQSRLNMGTPDFRNQQPRFSVGHAGKTSVEPSKSYHIGERVPGVGLSGIQGTPVSRTGSSTPHSRPGQSSRNTGANVMEVGVTRPPFGSSTPHTGANFSTPRFSMPDPQQTNNSSIVDSIHMPRNGSISYNSGSITSNTSPSGAAPINRTYQGGSAPGNKTPQGAVIPGCRGVSLNHSTPVADNPYRLQPQNPGHPTAISKSPSDFQKSKFPLLYCQVLIHQNSSTRKRHLQMVWAGCCHPL; from the exons ATGATGCATTTGACAACAATATTTTATCACCTGCTGGTGATGCTCAGTGCGCTGTACTGTAAACAGGAAGCTGAAATAATTTCACAAATGTTCGAAATACCAGACGATGATGATAATTTCTGGGAG GATTTACCACTAAATGATATTAGCAATGAAAATGTGACCCTAGTCAACAATTCTGAATCAGAGTTACAGAAAAATCAACCATGTAGCTTTGACCAGATCAATTTTAACAAAAAGAGATGTGTATCTAACCATGATCAGCCCTCAGAaaatcaagggagacaattcccAAACAATGATGTCACTTCTGGACAAGCCGGTCTCGCTTTGGAAAGAGGTCCTGACAGTGGATGCAGTGATTCTAGAAACAACTCTTTTCAAG GGAAGCTGATTGACAGTTTGCGGGGCCCCTGCTTGAGCATACCACCACAGCCGTCCAGAGTCTTGGTTCCATTTACTCAGGAGGTAGTACTGTCTAGAGATCCACTTTTAAACAGTCCACAGACACCGTCCGCGAACACCTCAACATCTGATACTGATGTGAGAAGTGGATATTCCACCTCACACAGCAACAATGGAAGGCTGACAAACAAGAGGAAGAGGAAATTCCCTGGTCCAGCTGGTCTCCTTCCCAGACTT ggtcaaggtcacaccttGGACAGTCCAGACATATCGAAAGTTAAAGATGATGTGGTCAGCCCGGAACAAGGGATTGAG AAAACAGACTTGATCATGTCATCCCAGTCTGGTGAGGAGGTGTTCAATGAACGTCCCTGGCAGACTCTAATGAGGGACCTACAAGATGATGGACAGGACACACTTCAGCGATTCTCTCTTGCATCAAGCCTACAGAAG GCCAAGAAAAAGCAGCTTCCAAAAGGAAAGGTTCTGTTTGTGATGGCTGTAATTGAGACGCTGGAGTGGCCAGGCAAAGATGCCAGTGTCACGCTCAAGGATAAGTCAG GTACTATTCAGGGGACCATCCATGAGAGCCTGATGAAAGAGTATGAATGTGATCTCCAGCCAGGCAGTGTTCTAGTCCTGAGACAG GTGAGTGTCATCAGCCCTACATCACGGAACCACTACCTGAACATCACCCCAGCCAATGTAGTTTGTGTCTACTGTAATAAATCTGAAGGTCTTAGTCGGCTCCGTTTCGTGGACAAGGATAAACCACTGCCCACAATTCTGAAGAACCTAGAGAGGGAAATGGTAGCTGAACTCACACCTCAGAGGCCCAGGACAAACACTCCCCAGTCAAGGTCCAATATAGGGACACCAGACATCAGAAATCTACAATCAAGGTTCAATACAGGGACACCAAATATTGGGACTCCCCAAGTGAGGCTCAATATGGGGACACCAGACATCAGAACTCCACAATCGAGGCTCAATATGGGGACACCAGACATCAGAACTCCACAGTCTAGGTTTAACACTGGGACACCAAATATTGGGACTCCCCCAGTGAGGCTCAATATGGGGACACCAGACATCAGAACTCCACAATCGAGGCTCAACATGGGGACACCAGATTTTAGAAATCAACAACCAAGATTCAGTGTAGGTCATGCAGGAAAGACTAGTGTGGAGCCATCAAAGTCGTACCATATTGGAGAAAGGGTTCCGGGAGTAGGCTTATCAGGCATACAGGGGACTCCGGTATCAAGGACAGGATCTAGTACTCCTCACAGTAGACCAGGTCAAAGTTCCAGAAACACTGGAGCAAATGTCATGGAAGTAGGGGTCACAAGACCACCATTTGGATCCTCCACTCCACACACTGGTGCTAACTTTAGCACACCAAGATTTTCAATGCCTGATCCTCAACAAACAAATAACTCCAGTATTGTGGATTCAATTCATATGCCAAGGAATGGGAGTATCTCGTACAACAGTGGATCGATTACATCCAATACTTCTCCGAGTGGAGCAGCACCCATTAATAGGACTTATCAGGGAGGTTCAGCACCTGGAAATAAGACTCCCCAGGGAGCAGTAATACCTGGGTGTAGAGGTGTGTCATTAAATCATTCCACACCTGTTGCAGATAATCCCTACAGACTTCAACCACAAAACCCAGGACATCCTACTGCCATATCAAAAAGCCCATCAGactttcaaaaatcaaaatttccTCTGCTGTATTGTCAAGTACTAATACACCAAAATTCCTCAACCAGGAAAAGGCATCTTCAGATGGTGTGGGCAGGTTGCTGTCATCCTCTGTAA